One genomic segment of Acidihalobacter prosperus includes these proteins:
- a CDS encoding DUF6580 family putative transport protein gives MTPRLLTLCLLIFATAALRLLPHWPNFTPVAALALFAGAHLDDRRLAFVVPFAALLLSDWVLGFYPGMVFVYAGFAVSVLIGFALRRRRGLRRIAAATLAGAIAFFLISNFGAWLTTGLYPRDAAGLAAAYIAGIPFLRNALAGDLVYVALLFGGFWLAERRFAWLRAKTAGLARTGALGQS, from the coding sequence ATGACCCCCCGATTGCTGACCCTGTGCCTGCTGATCTTCGCCACGGCCGCGCTGCGGCTGCTGCCGCACTGGCCCAATTTCACCCCCGTGGCCGCGCTGGCACTGTTTGCCGGAGCGCATCTTGACGACCGCCGCCTGGCCTTCGTGGTGCCTTTCGCGGCGCTGCTGCTCAGCGACTGGGTGCTCGGCTTCTATCCGGGCATGGTCTTCGTGTATGCGGGGTTCGCGGTCAGCGTGCTGATCGGCTTTGCCCTGCGCCGCCGCCGAGGATTGCGACGAATTGCCGCAGCCACGCTGGCGGGCGCCATCGCGTTCTTCCTGATCAGCAATTTCGGCGCGTGGCTGACCACCGGACTCTACCCCAGGGATGCCGCCGGGCTGGCCGCCGCCTATATCGCGGGCATTCCCTTCCTGCGCAACGCGCTGGCCGGCGATCTGGTGTACGTGGCGTTGTTGTTCGGTGGGTTCTGGCTGGCGGAGCGGCGTTTCGCCTGGCTGCGCGCGAAGACGGCGGGACTCGCC
- a CDS encoding ROK family protein, with protein sequence MWRLGVDLGGTKIEVAVLDPDGHECLRRRVPTPQGDYAGTVEVVGELVESAEQALGVRCTVGVGTPGAISPASGLIKNANSTCLNGRALGEDLACRLGREVRLANDANCLALSETADGAAAGAASVFAVILGTGAGGGIVVGGRLLTGANAIAGEWGHNPLPWPRDEERPGPACYCGRRGCLETFVSGPGLARDHAAVTGVGLDAPAVVQQAAAGDRTAQATLDRHADRLARGLAMVINVLDPEVIVLAGGLSNLPGLCAAVSGRWGRYVFSDRVDTRLTTARHGDSSGVRGAARLWTD encoded by the coding sequence ATGTGGCGTCTCGGCGTCGATCTTGGCGGCACCAAGATCGAGGTGGCGGTACTCGATCCGGATGGCCATGAGTGTCTGCGCCGACGCGTCCCGACCCCCCAGGGCGATTACGCGGGCACGGTCGAGGTCGTCGGTGAATTGGTCGAATCCGCCGAGCAGGCGCTTGGGGTACGCTGTACCGTGGGCGTGGGCACCCCGGGCGCGATATCGCCCGCCAGCGGCTTGATCAAGAATGCGAACTCGACCTGTCTCAACGGTCGCGCCCTGGGCGAGGATCTGGCGTGCCGGCTCGGGCGCGAGGTGAGGCTCGCCAACGACGCCAACTGCCTGGCCCTGTCCGAGACCGCCGACGGCGCTGCGGCCGGCGCGGCGTCGGTGTTCGCGGTGATCCTGGGCACCGGTGCCGGCGGCGGTATCGTGGTCGGCGGCCGGCTGCTGACCGGCGCCAATGCCATCGCCGGCGAATGGGGGCACAACCCCTTGCCTTGGCCCCGCGACGAGGAGCGACCGGGGCCGGCCTGTTACTGCGGTCGCCGCGGCTGTCTGGAAACCTTCGTTTCCGGCCCAGGCCTCGCGCGCGATCATGCCGCGGTCACCGGCGTCGGGCTCGATGCGCCAGCCGTCGTGCAGCAGGCCGCCGCCGGTGACCGCACGGCACAGGCCACGCTTGACCGTCATGCCGACCGTCTGGCGCGCGGTCTGGCCATGGTGATCAACGTGCTGGATCCCGAGGTGATCGTGCTCGCCGGCGGACTGTCCAATCTGCCCGGCCTGTGCGCTGCCGTGAGCGGGCGCTGGGGCAGATACGTCTTTTCCGACCGCGTCGACACCCGGCTGACGACGGCGCGTCATGGCGATTCCAGCGGCGTGCGGGGTGCGGCGCGCCTCTGGACGGACTAG
- a CDS encoding cob(I)yrinic acid a,c-diamide adenosyltransferase translates to MGNRLTRIYTRTGDDGSTGLADGSRVPKDAPRVAAMGEVDELNSTLALVLAEAEMPDAVRECLTRVQHDLFSLGGSLSLPGQCLLEAQASTRLERELDGFNGALPPLREFILPGGARAAAACHLARAVCRRAERGLVALERDEPVPPELLRYLNRLSDLLFVLSRVLARDTGTGEVYWCKPARPDPEGNP, encoded by the coding sequence GGCCGACGGCAGCCGCGTGCCCAAGGATGCGCCGCGGGTGGCGGCGATGGGCGAGGTGGACGAGCTCAACAGCACGCTGGCGCTGGTGCTGGCCGAGGCGGAGATGCCGGATGCGGTGCGCGAGTGTCTGACCCGCGTGCAGCACGACCTGTTCTCGCTGGGCGGTTCGCTCAGCCTGCCGGGGCAGTGCCTGCTCGAGGCGCAGGCCAGCACGCGGCTGGAACGCGAGCTCGACGGATTCAACGGGGCGCTGCCGCCGCTGCGCGAGTTCATACTCCCCGGCGGCGCACGTGCCGCGGCCGCCTGCCACCTGGCGCGCGCGGTCTGCCGGCGCGCCGAGCGCGGGCTGGTCGCGCTGGAACGCGACGAGCCGGTTCCCCCGGAGTTGCTGCGCTATCTCAATCGCCTTTCCGACCTGTTGTTCGTGCTGTCGCGGGTATTGGCCCGCGACACGGGTACCGGCGAGGTCTACTGGTGCAAGCCGGCCCGTCCCGATCCGGAAGGGAATCCCTGA